The window gtactttagtttataaatacgggacgattccgtttttcaagggacggttggcaaccctaatcaCAGTCACAGCTTGTGCTACCCTATGAGGCAAACCAATATTACTCATTCAGATCAAATCTGTCAAGTATTGCCACAGAAATTCTGAAacgagctgaaatgaggaccaGCAGAGCTTGTGAGGGACTCGGCTGATTTAGACCCGCTGGCGTCGGGCCGGCCTTGCGGCCATGTTTGGCCACAGGTTCCAGCTGGGGTCGGCCGGCCTTATGGCCATGTGGGTTCCAGCTGACTTGAAGGAGTCCTTAAATGATCCACGGTAGtcgcagctccttcagctctgTTAGGTTTTGATTCACTAACAGGTCCACACATTccaaaaagaagacaaaatgaTGAAATCTGTCAGAGAGAAAAGTAtttcaattaaataaaattcaattcaaaattactTATTAATTACAGAAGGGGAatcgatttaaatttaaatttatttttcaggAAGTTGGCAAACCCTAACTGTGATTGACATGAGGTGGGCCTGGGTGTTTGCTCCACGCATTTACAACATGGCACCATACAAAAGCACTCCTCAGAAAAACCTTTGGGTGACGTCAAAGGTGACCCCCAAAAAGCTGGAGACAAAATATAGACATTTGGATATGAAAATACTCAGATTGCATCCATGTATATAAAATCCTCCATGGTCTGGCTCCACCtccattaaatatatttataaagaaaaacatgagCAGGTTAACCAGAGCAGGATCTAGAGGTGACTGTATTGTCCCATTCAGAAAAAGTGCTTTTGGGCCGTCAGGGTTTTCACACCGAACATCTCATACATGGAACACAGTACCAAATGTCATACGAGACACACCCACCCTCACCTCCTTCATTAAACACTTAAGAACATGGCTTCTAGAGAATCAAGTCTGCACTCATATTAcatcttagtgtattttattgtatgtttgatctgatatcttagtgtattttattcTTCTATTGTGTATGTATTAGTGTATTTTACTGCTGTGTGTCATAATTTCTTGGACTGCATGTAATGTATGTGTGTCTGGAACCTTCTTTTACATCAACCTGCCCCAGGGACtaaagatgcaaattagccactgGCTATAATCTAGCatatttacatgaaaatgttattaatatgtactgtccctggttcttttcctttaaaaataaaatacaaatacaaatacaaaatacattttacaaTTTTCTATCATCTTTGTGTATTGACTGCTAACTTTcagatttaaattaaaaaaaaatggtgacgcatttgtttttttttgttttttattgaacagaatttttttaaacaagaaaaacacactttatacaaaactactagtagaggaaatataagaaaaaagaaaatcctggAGGTTTTATGCACAAGAGacatataaacaaaaataagagacaAATAAAGTCAATACAAAGGAACAGTAAGGCATTTCAAAGCAAAAAGCATTGACATTTCGGAAAGAGACTTacggtaaaataaaagatactttgatatatcggttactcatttttttgcagagttatttgacttaatattttctaaagaaacaaaaaaacttttgaaatcatttataaaaaaatggaaagagggcttcatttttctccacttacaacaaTGTATGTGGTATTTAGCCAGTAAGAGAATGACATTAACTAAGAAGGACACTGATTTGTCAATAGtatctatataaaaaataatgttaacgATTTCTAAATTTGGaatgtcattcatttttaaagatagccaatttctaatttcttgccaaaacatttttgagacaggacacaataaaaacatgtgatcaagtgattcttccaattcattgcaaaaaacaaaggggtcaacttcaaatttaaatctaTGTCTCAAGAATTCAGCGGTTGgatacattttatgaatcaatttaaaatgagtttccttGACTTTGGGGGGAATGGGTCATTTCGATATAATTTGAGTGGGCTTTTTCTAATGTGACGCATTTGTAATATTCTGCATGTTGTTGCTTGTGTCCGAAGAAcgtttacttttattttgaaaacacaGTAACCGGAAGTTATTTCATTGTTCTGAAAGGAGCAAAACAGTCGCTGACAAGCACCAGGTTGTGCTGCTGGTTGCTGAACTTTTATCGTAGGGTGCTGTTCAATAGTTGTGTGGGTTCGTCCAGCTCGGACAGGGTTGTGGTAGTGAAGGCTGAGGTTGATGGCGTCGCCGCTGCAGATGACCGAGATGTACGACAACGCGCTGCTGGGGATCCTGCAGCATGTCGGCAACATCCAGGACTTCCTAAGGGTCTACTTCGGGTTTTTGTACCGAAAGACTGACTTTTATCGCCTGCTGTCAGGTCCTGACGACAAGATGGGTTTCCAACCAGGTGTTGCGGAGAAGATGGTGCTGAAGGTGACGTTTACCAACGTTTTAGCTCGTTGGAGATCATGTTTCAGGGGCCATGTCTTATTAAACTCCAGTTCAAACACGTGACACGCGGTGACACTTTAAGAAGAAAACAGGCTAGAATTGTGACTGTAGAATTACAATTACAGTTAAATGCGCTGAGGCTTTCTCGTAGTCTGTAGAATAGTGTTTCCCAAcaccgtcctgcatgttttagatgttttcctgcatcaacacacctgattctaattaatggtcgtaattaacttgtcatcaaggtctgcacaattctgttgatgacacacagaggtgtcaaaaagtattcacattcattactcaggtagaagtatagatactagagtttaaaaatactcctgtagaagttgaagtatcaactcaagttttttacttaagtaaacgtataaaagtactggtttcaaaactacttatagtataaaagtaaaagtaatgtaaggggggaaaagccattaaggacaaaagccattgaaaatgaatgcatcttagtataatgcaaatatattaaagaaccatatatgtgtactattgagcattaacatgtgtttcagagagcagaagatatgataactagttgcctataagtattgtaatggtacaaaaagtcaaacttcagaggcatgttatcatttatcctaacctttattggaatgtacatccaagtttagttgcaggaatctgagggaacggatgtaagaacaaaactggacaagaacatctgaaacaactgtgaaatagagtaacgaggctctttttaaaatgtaaggagtaaaaagtacagataattgcgtgaaaatgtaaggagtaaaagtaaaaagtcgtgtGAAAAATagttactccagtgaagtatagataaccaaaatttctacttaagtaaggtaacgaagtatttgtacttcgttacttgacacctctgatgacacaggtacttgtatcacggtgtgctgaagcagggtagcatctaaacatgcaggatagtagatctcgaggaccagggttgggaaacactgctgtaGAAGAAGAACTGAACAAATCCTCTGTGACGTCATCCAAGTTTCTGAAGAGGGcatttgaagcctcttttggcacttttccactagtgccaactcagcccgactcgcatCACCTCGCCTCAGTTtgacgcttttccactaggggtctaaccgtGCCAAGTAGATACGCTTTCTGTATCTATTCAGCCGAGGTTATAAAGGGCTGAGtctggctgtatctgacgtcatcccAGTACACGCccccgattggtcagggggttggagtcagacgtctgcgAAAGAGCGTCTCTGACggcagcttcttgttcattttatttgacagaCAATGGCACCGCAaaggtctgtttggtgatccaactctgaggggcagatgttcataaacctggtggctgaggagagaattaaaaggggatctagacgggcgataaggaacgacaagatatACCAGgggctctgtcacttcatagctgctcgcggctcccaatggacttttcagcagtgccgagacaaactaaaaaaatttaaaagcttcgtcgcttgaagcttctcttttttttaacttgttatCGAACACAATCCACAGAACCAGCagcatctatcatctcctccatgttctacatctttagtgttgttgtcttcattttttagatcacacaatcaaatacatcacagcagctttactccaaccctcctacttcgGCTCctggtgctgaattgttatggaaaagaaactaggccgagttgagtcaaGCCGAGTcaagatgagtagagccgagtaggtactagtggaaaagtgccaagagTACcggtagttacagaaaaagtatctactcggcacggctcgatccctagtgggaaagtgccaaaccgagtggagccaAGCTGAGCCGGGCTGAGTGGAACACAATGGTCAGTCACatcttgaagtggacattgattggccgTCACTGTTTTGGGGCTGTTTAGCATATGCTATTGGGCTCCCTGTGAGTAGcggagaagtgaaaatggaggagcatgtgaaagttgtctgtccagtgaatggggaatttaaaTTTCAAAAACACCCtgacggcaccattgataaaggttaGTGATGGGCAGAGGAAAGTTAAAACTGATAGGCTAGTTTGATTCCCCTTTTCCCTAGATTGTTCTCGTGTCATGCCTGACTTTCCAGCGTTTTTCCCCAGACTGATCACTTGTCGCCGACCTTGCCTGTCCCCGACCTGTTTGCCTGTCTCTGtcctggtaatcacctcagTCTTCTGTCCCTGACCACAGTTCCCTTGTCACATCCCTGTAGTACACCAGCTAagcattgtgtctgtgtctctcctttctctgttcttcattctttccgtctgttttctcttttcctgctctgcccagctggtctccGGCAGGAGCGTCCCCCTTTATGGATCTGACTTTCCCTCTTAAATCCTGTGAAAGCAGTTAGGGGCTACTTTGTTTTGGCcacattctttttttgttttgtttctttttataatagaatagaatgccAGACAGGGAACTTGTTTTCGGTTTTTAGCTTCATTTTTGTGATGCTGAGACCTGCTGTGATCAGATCTTatgttcctgtgttttattgccGTGTTTACATCTGTGTACATGTTGAGTCACCGAACGACACGGAGGTCTTTGGTCTGTTCCACAGACGTTCAAGTTGTTTGAGAAAGTGGCGGAGCAAGACAGAGAGCGAGCGCAGATAGAGCTGCAGAGAAGAAACGAGATTAAACGACTTCCCCCGGCAGTCCAGGAGGTGGTGGTCACCGCCGAGAAGATGGAGGAGGACAGCGTAGAGGCGGTGCAGGTGGAGAGCTCTCTTCCAGATGCAGGTGACACGACAGCAGCAGCCTCAAAAGCAACCGCCGAAGGTCAGTGTGCCGGAGCTCAGGGTGCCGGAGCTCAGGGTGCCGGAGCTCAGGGTGCCGGAGCTCAGGGTGCCGGAGCTCAGGGTGCCGGAGCTCAGGGTGCTGGAGCTCAGGGTGCTGGAGCTGGTGGTCCGGTGGCTCAGAGGGATCAGGTCGCTGGCGCTGGTACCCCATCAGCAGAGTGAGGAACCTTCtatctcttttattattatttttgaagtCAGTTATGTTCTTTAAACTCTCGATGATGACAAATGAAGCCAATGCTAAAAGAGCAGAGGAGCGCATCGTTTTAACATATCTTCACTTCCTCTGTGTGATTCTTGTGTTTCAGAACTCAAGACCAGTTTCAGTCGAATGCTGACAGTTACAACGGGGCGGTGAGGGAAAACTACAGCTGGTCTCAAGACTACACAGATGTGGAGGTCCGAGTGCTGGTTCCTGAGACAGTGGTGAAGGGCAGACAGGTGAGCGGGACCCCCCACCCGACCAGGCCGCAACTGGTTCtcgtgcagaggtgtcaagtaacgaagtacaagtacttcgttactgtacttaagtacattttttttagGTATCTATACTTTACTCCAttacttatttttcttcctACTTCTTACTTCTActtattacattttcacacaagtaTCTGTACTTTCTATTCCTTACATTTCGAAAACAAGCGTTACTCGTTACTCTTGGCTTCGGTTTAATAATGTTTATAATttataaacattaaaacattaaaacgggccccgaatttcctgcgctgtcctgcggatgtgacgtcgaatgacgctgcatgcgcgttctccccgttctcccgtgccggcttcgctgttggctgcagtacccccgacggtcaTCGTGGCGctatgagtctcatttcttaaaggagcctcatgctccttaaGGGATTTGTATGTAGTGATGTAGAGCTCATTCTCATTTAAGTTTTGGTCTTGACTTGTCAGCTGTGACTGGTATGGGGTTCAGGGCTGAATTTTTCAGGCAGGAagattttaagtttattttttgaTTGGATGAACATGAATACCTCATTGTACTGTTGTCTCTCTCTCCTCGCTGTCTCTCGCTGTCTCTAGAGAAAATGTTGaaacttagttgttgtttttccaaccTGGGCCCGGTTTTGAATACAATAAAATTTGAGAAAGAACATGCTCCTTGAGTGACTTTGTCTTTGACAGTAATGGGTTAATGATTGTGTTGTATCTTGGGCCACTTGTAGAACTAATCAGTGTTTAAATTGAGCTTTCAATTCATATAGTGGCCGCtggctgttttttttcaaaagttactttatactttaagtagtttttagagcacatactttttacttttacttgagtaaagaggtcaagttgatacttcaacttttaACAGAGATACtgcagtatctatacttctacttaAGTAACAAATGTGTGTACTTTTCACACCACTGTTCTCATGTCTCATTTGTGTTGTCGTCCTCAGGTCAGCGTCAGACTGCAGACCGGCAGCATACGAGTGTCCATGAGGGACGGAGCCGAGGAGAAGACCTTGATGGAGGGAGAACTCTCCCACAAGATCAACACCGAGGACTCTCTGTGGAGTTTGGAACCAGGGAAATGTGTAGTGGTAAGAATGCACATGGCTACTGTTTGCAGCTCTTTTAGGACCCCAAAGCCAGAATCTACAAGAACTCCAGGTGGACctacaaaaacagctggaaacctgATTTTGACAACTTTGGATCGACCGATTACGTCACATCTTGCGCTGCCGGAGTGGACTTAATGTGCTAAAAGCGTTTCTATGACACTTTCATGCTAGTTTGGATTATTGAAACATCTGGAAaacaagatttatttattttttgtgatattgaggTTTTGCACAGAGACAGTTTTACCAGAGACCCACAACCGCTGATGTTGGAGAGATGCTTTCATCTCTTCTTCCTCAACAAGAAACAGGCGACATCAGGTCAAATGACCTGAGATCAGAGCGGGAGGGTCCATCAGGGTCAGCTGAAGGGAAACGGTCACCATTTGAGTGTTCAGAAAAATATGCAGTAGTATCTCGTACTTTAAAAACTAACATTTGTCAGGAAAAATTCTAACTGTAATAACTCACAAATTTCCCAGAGAACCTGTTCAGATTCACAATTAGGCTGAATTGAGAACTTCACTGTGAAGTTGATTACAAATGAAGATGGATCTTGTTATTTTTGCACAAATACTGGATCTTGATCGGGTAGCTCTGAGGTGCATCGCCCGCAGGCCGGTCTGGTAACTCGGTTTGTTTCTTGCAGCTGTCGCTTAACAAGACCTCTGAGGTTTGGTGGAATGCGGTTCTGAAGGGGGAGAAGGAGATCGATATAAACCAGATAAACCGCGAGCGCTCCATGGGGACGGTTGACGAGGAAGAGCACGCCGTCCTGGACAGACTCACGTTCGACTACCACCAGAAGCTGCAGGGAAAACCACAAAGTCACGAAATGGTGAGAGGTTATCAGACTTCAGAGATCCCTCAGAGTTCCTTTAGACCAGAACCAAACACACGTCGGCTTCGGAACAGTCGTAACAAACGTTCCAGTcaggtttctgttttttttttttttaagatatttttatcccggttttttcccccattttatcacccagtgctcctacctaagtaacagtcctgggcattgccatcctttaccaaccccgggagggccctgcactgagctcaggtctcctccttacttgaggagtgagcaggccgcatcttttcaccagacagggtggggcttctccggccggacgtagcgcgtggaaggatcacgttattccggccggatcctccccaccccatctggcgccccgactggccagagggggcatgtatagcccaggactgtgtgcatgtttttgtgagggtagctcacattagctacccaagggaacacagggagaacatgcaaactccacacagaaaggccctttcgccaaccccacccagggtgtgggcactgaagtcatgggggaactaacacgcacttcagcgcccacagcgtcccccggcgggaatcaaacccaggaccttcttgctgtgagacagctgcactacctgctgcgccaccgtgccccttgaGTCCGGTTCAGGTTTCTGTTGTGTAAAAACATCAGACCATCAGCTcagacaaacatttacatttctgtAGGActcttaattatttatttattgatttattttatccatttaacaaaaataaagtgaaataaacTAAATGCCCTTAATGTTTCCAGAATATTTAAATTACAGCCAGGAGCTgatgatcatcatcattgatGATCGGTGGCTGGTGTGAACGGTATGCGTCTTAACATCCATGTCCATGTTTCTCCTCAGAAAGTTCACGAAATGCTGAAGAAGGGCTGGGACGCAGAGGGCTCGCCTTTCAAGGGGCAGAGTTTCGACCCGACCATTTTCGATGTCCCGCCCAGCGCTGTGCAGTTCTGAGTGGGCCGAGCTCCAGACGGGAGCCAACTCCGGTCCGACTGCGGGAGATTCCACGTTTACCCACCAAACCATAGAAGACGAGGGAACTCGGACTCAGACGGGCCGATACACCGATTTTAAAGTTCAAAGACGTTTGTTAACTCCTGAGTGTTTGCCGGCGTCTCTGCACCAGCCCCACTCACTCAGAGCTGCCGTCACCCAAGATTACTTTTATTTGAACATATTTTTAGGGAGCTGGATGCAGGGACATGCTAATTGTCCCACCTCTGGTGGTTCTTTTAGTGGTTGCGGGCCGGGGGTCttagttgttttatttgtttactgaaAATGTAACTTGCCACATGAACtgaaaaccttttatttatcatttcaagtTGTTTTTCAtgccaaaataaacaaaagttgCAGAAAAATGTACAGCTTGTGTCTGTGTTCAGGGTCAGAAGGTCTGCCGCTACGTCTGACTCAGTAACAGTTGGACAAAAATGACGGTATTATTGAAAGTAAAGATTCTTGACGTTTAAATCTGAGCGTCcatttaaggcaaggcaaggcaaatgtatttatatagcacaattcaacacaaggtaattcaaagtgctttacattgacattaaaagcggcaagacataattagacagtaaataacaaataagattgaataagatgataagaaaagaagtaaaataataaaaagcacaagctgttaaaaataagggcagtagaatacagcaggtaagtttaatttaggagtacgcttgagtaaactaatgtttttaaccctgatttaaaggagctgagtttgagcagacctcaggtctacaggaagtttgttcctgGTGGTTTCTGTGTCCGTGGTTGAGATCACAAGCAGGAACCTTGTCAACTGTTGGAGGAAGATGGAGTTAAACGAGACCGGCTGAAGCTTCCTGAAATGTTCAGAAAGTGTGCATGATGGTCGGGATACTGCAGAGAAGCAGCTCTACAACGTGCAACAGCTTCTTCTCCAGCGCCGCCCTGACATCTGTTGACAGCACATGCTTCAATGGGTGGAGTCAGTCATTTATAGCCCCTTTGATGCAAGGCTTGTGTTTCAGAGCTTAGTTTCTGTCAGTGGCTGCTAATCatcttctcttctgtgcatgtttgaaggccagagcttcaggagctgcatgctgacctgcagcccaCACTCTGATCCCCCtgctgcttgcttccacctgtccgtatggatgtctggtggatgtctgctgacatcctgacctgcagccccccccctctgaccacctcagtgtctgctttacatctgcttatatagtcatccctgtagtgcaccagttagccattgtgtctatgcctgtcctttctctgttcttcattctctgtctgttctttcttttcctgctctgctcaGCTGGCCTCCACAGGAGGATCCCCCCTTATGGACCAGCTCCTGCTCATAGTGTCTTCCCTCCTATGTCTCCTGCCTCaccacaccctgatacaaatgacccataacagacttgtgcagacttgACAACTAGCTGATGATGACTATTAATTAGATAATCAGGGAACTTTCtaaaacatggaggacaggGGGTCCCGAAGACCAGtgggaaacactggtctacTTGATGGGATCATATTTCAGGCTTTGTTTTCAGGCTTTATAGAAAGATTGTTTGCTGTGATGTTAGTAAAAGGTTCTGTTGCTCAGCGTTCATCAGCGCTGCAGAAAAAAACCAACGCGCCCATCCAGAGTCGGTTGGTCTAATTACAGAGTCACGACAGATAAGTCTGGCAGGGGGCGGTCCTGCTGGTGGACTACAGGTGAGTTCCAGGTACATATGACATGGTTAGTCGGTGGACTACGAGACCATATAGGTGTAgaagcagacactgaggtggtcaacATGCAACTCTGGAAGGTCTGGCTTGCAAACGtacagagagaaaaagaggggccAGATCAGCACAGCAAACATTGACAATCCTGTGTGCAGGTGGAAATGACGGGTGGCTAATGTGTTTTTACATCTAAAAAAGTCTACGTAGCCATCAACCTGGCCTCCAAACATCCAGAGATCCCAATCCGCTCCAACCCCTCCCCTCTCTTTGTGTGTGTTATCCAGTAACTAATGGCATGGTGGAATGGGGAGGTTGTATTCAggactcgagttgtaaaaagaattcaggggggatggtggattttatcatatggggacagataatttgtgctgattacaaataatataatatattagaaataatagcactgaccaaaaaacctgcagaaatactgcaggaatgacatagcagtagttaaatgcagccttctgtaagctttaaatatccactgggcttacatcaaatacatcaaaatacaacaataaaaaacagttttctgaacttatcaatatgactctgtccttcacaggataagtaaaatggatcactgcaaaaactcaaaatcttaacaagaatatttcttatttctagttaaaatgtctcattttattaaaacaaaaatctcattatccttaaaacaagaatcatcactggaaaaaaacaacaattttcacctgtttcaagtagattttcatttgaaataagtagaaaaatctaccagtggaacatgatttttttgcttgtaataagaagataaaattttgtcccagtggcagattttcctacttatttaaagtgaaaatgtacttgaaacaggtgaaaatggtcaaataagttatttttctggtgatgactctaaatgttgaaatagcagtaaaaccacattcattgatgaaatgacataagggatgaaaaagtggggatggcagttttacggggggatgattttgaccgtttttatttttgctcttgATTTCCTTTTGGAAGAGGGTTTTCCTCGCTCAAATCTAAAAATAGACACACGCAGTACTGTGACTGCATTGAATTGAAATCATGAGCCCGGGGCTTCTCTTAGTTTGATTTATTATAATGAGTAATGCATTTCTGCTCTCCCTCACTCTTCTAACAGATCACTTCCAGCCTtttaatttcactttttcctcatctcatttttattttttctctccagAGGATCACGTCATATAGTGAGCTCACATTATCGTGCGGTGCGGTATTTAAAGAGTCCGTCGTCCTCCTCCTCGCAGAGCGGGGAGCGCTGCTGTCGAAGCCGGGACTCGTGCGCTCTAGAGCGGGGCTGTAGCTGAACCCACTCGGCGTGTCTGGAGCTCTGAGGTGGGCAGAGACTAAACCCCTAAAGGTCCGCAGCCAGAGAGCCGCCCGTCCGAGGAAGTCATGGCAACGACTACCTGCACGCGTTTTACGGATGAATACCAGCTGTACGAGGAGCTGGgcaagtaagtggctggttatGGACCTGCATGATATCCTGCATGAT of the Cololabis saira isolate AMF1-May2022 chromosome 11, fColSai1.1, whole genome shotgun sequence genome contains:
- the nudcd3 gene encoding nudC domain-containing protein 3; the encoded protein is MASPLQMTEMYDNALLGILQHVGNIQDFLRVYFGFLYRKTDFYRLLSGPDDKMGFQPGVAEKMVLKTFKLFEKVAEQDRERAQIELQRRNEIKRLPPAVQEVVVTAEKMEEDSVEAVQVESSLPDAGDTTAAASKATAEGQCAGAQGAGAQGAGAQGAGAQGAGAQGAGAQGAGAQGAGAGGPVAQRDQVAGAGTPSAETQDQFQSNADSYNGAVRENYSWSQDYTDVEVRVLVPETVVKGRQVSVRLQTGSIRVSMRDGAEEKTLMEGELSHKINTEDSLWSLEPGKCVVLSLNKTSEVWWNAVLKGEKEIDINQINRERSMGTVDEEEHAVLDRLTFDYHQKLQGKPQSHEMKVHEMLKKGWDAEGSPFKGQSFDPTIFDVPPSAVQF